A window of Diadema setosum chromosome 2, eeDiaSeto1, whole genome shotgun sequence contains these coding sequences:
- the LOC140243867 gene encoding uncharacterized protein translates to MVRREGTRFGLATSHNVRRLPFPYKQLYSRQSIVVKTKIAGEDHQVKKSAKAAVKRQMENGAFNLKDDTEQKRIHFSLNKAKRWEVIEGIRDEEEYYGNCSIITEHHMLKQGRDGRNCTGVYDSSVSEVPKSPKKKYTAATDAFVGQQTGDVIGNDDDFGKKNRWRSRRRRKHHDEEDAVPSTVWYDVTLAPPRQTFQTYCNPAGSGKPKRNSRNRTRKFHQCSMQEFYSDRQWEFDEDFTQEWEEEEEQYWQEETKDAEPYQVNTDALEVLVTMAMMEPHHLGDREHRDVHQEESKQTVGTKDRVFLVDKEDVMVIVEPQLTDDVPKSTRKKSRKERRQERLEAEEREAKRQKELEKKREMEKLAALRIKVSVDMAVETTSIAVDALSRNFGENHTEGLCTPRRFAINITDSIIDRLQTSAKGEILARSLLQTGHHVSLIVDCMLNPCMSVKEDDSLVEDIRVKLCGVTEDREMLSECLTGLDVCNIADVVHAVSSGVAALPAERYLFEKSNHSLPCKPVFAMETTQSTLCWRYVVTDANKAVQKALQQKDAEDCETGDSTPSGSSSECGYCNICYEELSEICPGTALTACSHWFCDQCWSSHMMSRVEQGDLRIACSGYRCTSLVDEVTMMSFLPATFFARHLANKVNTALMLQPELQWCPSPSCGRLLTVASQKTDVGKGRMVPITCECGSFWCSECKKEAHWPASCEQAEAYRRKATELLRLKQSSDDLTVVVPTKRCPKCYYPIYKQDGCYYMLCKCGHGFCWECGKRVIDYGHHCEGKIWMTQVYKIKPVDLVVKSTVELAAEHYRQRTHFACHRRIRKARRLASRVKCETMEESDSDDTVRLSSSFSSSSVSIATRDRRPSPFLQKIRGIMKESADFLSEAEFVLENLEIFLANAPPSSRKTHLSEHRTRLIFITDILHRIFNEEDKLDINKVQHLLHCGKSCLSWVAVSAMHLTNAMASNACEE, encoded by the exons ATGGTGCGAAGAGAAGGAACCCGCTTTGGTCTTGCTACCAGCCACAACGTCAGGCGTCTGCCCTTCCCTTACAAACAACTCTACAGCAGGCAGAGTATCGTGGTCAAGACCAAGATTGCTGGTGAGGACCATCAGGTCAAGAAATCTGCCAAGGCTGCTGTGAAGAGGCAAATGGAAAATGGTGCTTTCAATCTCAAAG acgATACTGAGCAGAAAAGGATTCATTTCTCCCTCAACAAAGCCAAGCGATGGGAGGTGATAGAAGGAATTAGGGATGAAGAAGAGTACTACGGCAACTGCAGCATCATCACGGAGCACCACATGCTGAAGCAGGGCCGTGATGGGAGGAATTGCACAGGAGTCTATGACTCATCGGTCAGTGAGGTCCCAAAGTCTCCAAAGAAGAAGTACACTGCTGCCACCGATGCCTTTGTGGGACAGCAGACTGGGGATGTGATAggaaatgatgatgactttGGGAAGAAGAATAGATGGAGATCTAGAAGGAGGAGAAAACATCATGATGAGGAGGATGCTGTTCCAAGCACTGTCTGGTATGATGTTACATTGGCTCCTCCCAGGCAAACCTTCCAGACGTACTGCAATCCAGCAG GTAGCGGAAAACCAAAGAGAAACAGCAGAAATAGAACACGGAAGTTCCATCAGTGCAGTATGCAAGAGTTCTACTCAGACAGACAGTGGGAGTTTGATGAGGACTTCACCCAGGAGtgggaggaagaagaggagcaGTATTGGCAAGAAGAGACCAAAGATGCAGAACCCTACCAGGTAAACACTGATGCCCTGGAGGTccttgttaccatggcaatgatgGAACCTCATCACCTTGGAGACCGGGAGCATCGCGATGTACATCAGGAGGAAAGCAAGCAGACCGTGGGTACCAAGGATCGAGTCTTTCTTGTTGACAAGGAAGATGTCATGGTGATTGTTGAACCCCAGCTCACTGATGATGTGCCGAAGTCAACGAGGAAGAAAAGCAGGAAGGAGAGGAGACAGGAGAGGCTGGAGGCTGAAGAGAGGGAGGCAAAAAGGCAAAAGGAGctagaaaagaaaagggaaatgGAGAAACTTGCTGCTCTTCGCATCAAAGTGAGTGTTGATATGGCAGTGGAGACCACTAGCATCGCCGTGGATGCACTGAGCAGGAATTTTGGTGAGAACCACACTGAGGGTCTGTGCACTCCTCGCCGATTTGCCATCAACATCACTGACTCGATCATTGACCGTCTTCAGACCAGTGCCAAAGGGGAAATCTTGGCCAGGAGCCTCCTGCAGACTGGTCATCATGTCTCTCTGATAGTGGACTGTATGCTGAATCCCTGTATGAGTGTAAAAGAGGATGACAGTCTGGTAGAGGACATCAGAGTAAAGCTGTGTGGGGTGACTGAAGACCGAGAGATGCTGTCAGAGTGCCTGACTGGTCTTGATGTCTGCAACATCGCAGATGTGGTCCATGCTGTGAGCTCAGGAGTAGCGGCATTGCCTGCAGAGAG ATATTTGTTTGAAAAGTCAAACCATTCTTTGCCTTGTAAGCCTGTTTTTGCCATGGAAACCACACAGTCTACCCTCTGCTGGAGATATGTTGTCACTGATGCAAACAAGGCAGTCCAGAAG GCTCTACAGCAGAAAGATGCAGAAGACTGTGAGACTGGTGACAGTACCCCATCTGGATCATCCAGTGAGTGTGGATATTGTAACATCTGCTATGAGGAGCTGAGTGAGATATGTCCTGGCACCGCTCTTACTGCCTGCAGCCATTGGTTTTGTGACCAGTGCTGGAGCAGTCACATGATGTCAAGGGTGGAGCAGGGAGACCTCAGAATTGCCTGTTCA GGTTACCGGTGCACCAGTCTTGTGGATGAGGTTACCATGATGTCATTCCTCCCAGCCACATTCTTTGCTCGTCACCTAGCAAACAAAGTGAATACTGCCCTCATGCTGCAGCCAGAGCTGCAGTGGTGCCCCAGTCCATCGTGTGGTCGCCTGCTCACAGTGGCCAGTCAGAAAACAGATGTCGGCAAGGGGCGCATGGTTCCAATCACCTGCGAGTGCGGCTCGTTCTGGTGCTCTGAGTGCAAGAAAGAAGCTCATTGGCCAGCCTCTTGCGAGCAGGCAGAGGCGTACCGCAGGAAGGCCACCGAACTCTTGC GTTTGAAGCAATCCAGTGATGACCTCACTGTGGTAGTTCCAACCAAGAGATGCCCAAAGTGCTACTATCCAATTTATAAGCAAGATGGCTGTTACTACATGCTCTGCAAATGTGGACATGGCTTCTGTTGGGAATGTGGGAAGAGAGTGATCGACTATGGCCACCACTGTGAGGGGAAGATTTGGATGACTCAG GTTTACAAGATCAAACCTGTTGACTTAGTGGTCAAGAGCACAGTGGAACTGGCTGCTGAACATTACAGGCAGAGAACACACTTTGCCTGTCATCGCAGAATCAGGAAAGCAAGGAGGCTTGCATCCAGAGTG AAATGTGAGACCATGGAGGAGTCAGATTCTGATGACACAGTCAGACTCTCATCCTCATTCTCATCCTCATCTGTCTCCATAGCAACCAGAGATAGACGACCCTCGCCTTTCCTCCAGAAAATCAGGGGGATAATGAAAGAAAGTGCTGACTTTCTGTCAGAG GCCGAGTTTGTTCTTGAAAACCTGGAGATCTTCCTGGCTAATGCCCCACCCAGCAGCAGGAAGACACACCTCTCAGAGCACAGGACTCGACTCATCTTTATCACAGATATCCTTCACAGG ATTTTCAATGAAGAAGACAAACTTGACATCAACAAGGTCCAGCATCTGTTGCATTGTGGGAAGAGCTGTCTGAGCTGGGTGGCTGTGAGTGCAATGCACCTCACCAATGCCATGGCATCCAATGCCTGTGAAGAGTAA
- the LOC140243856 gene encoding uncharacterized protein, with translation MVRREGTRFGLATSHNVRRLPFPYKQLYSRQSIVVKTKIDGEDHQVKKSAKAAVKRQMENGAFNIKDDTEQKRIHFSLNKAKRWEVIEGIRDEEEYYGNRSIITEHHMLKQGRDGRKCTGVYDSSVSEVPKSPKKKYTAATDVFVGRQTDGDVIGNDDDFGKKNRWRSRRRRKHHDEEDALPSTVWYDVTLAPPRQTLQTYCNSADSGKPKRNSRNRTCKLHQCSMQEFYSYSQWEFDEDFTLDWEEKEEQYWHEDTKDAEPYQVCTDALEVLVTKAMMEPHRHGELRRTSWRHQEESQQTMGTKDQVFLVDKEDVMVIVEPQLTDDVPESSRKKTRNERRQERLEAEEKEAVRQLNEIKEKKKREELAALRIKASVDVSVETTSISLDALCVKFGENYTEGLCTPRRFAINITNSIIDHLQTSAKGDALASSLLQSGHHVSLIVDCMLDPWLSVKEDDSLVEDIRVKLCGVTEDREMLSECLTGLDVCNIADVVHAVSSGVATLSSERYLFEKSNHSLPCKPAFAMEITQSTLGWRYYVTNPNKAVQKALQHKDAEDCETGDHTPSGSSSECGYCNICYEELSENCPGTALLACSHWFCDQCWSSHMMSRVEQGDLRIACPGYQCTSLVDEVTMMSFLPATFFARHLANKVNTALMLQPELHWCPSPSCGRLLKVASQKTDVGKGGVVPISCECGSFWCSECKKEAHWPASCEQAEAYRKKAAKLLRSRQLSGDLSVRVPTKRCPNCFYPIEKEYGCYYMQCKCGYEFCWDCGAKADHYGHRCVRKIWSTQVYTIRPVDLVVKSTVELAAGHYRQRTHFACHRRIRKARKLASRVNCETKEESDSDDTVSLSSSSSSSSSSVSTATRDRQPSPFLQKIRGIMKESADFLSEAEFVLENLEIFLANAPPSSRKTNLSEHRTRLIYITDILHRIFNEEDKLDINKVQHLLHCGKSCLSWVALSAVHLTNAMASNACEE, from the exons ATGGTGCGAAGAGAAGGAACCCGCTTTGGTCTTGCTACCAGCCACAACGTCAGGCGTCTGCCCTTCCCTTACAAACAACTCTACAGCAGGCAGAGTATCGTGGTCAAGACCAAGATTGATGGTGAGGACCATCAGGTCAAGAAATCTGCCAAGGCTGCTGTAAAGAGGCAAATGGAAAATGGTGCTTTCAATATCAAAG aTGATACTGAGCAGAAAAGGATTCATTTCTCCCTCAACAAAGCCAAGCGATGGGAGGTGATAGAAGGAATTAGGGATGAAGAAGAGTACTACGGAAACCGCAGCATCATCACAGAGCACCACATGCTGAAGCAGGGCCGAGATGGAAGGAAATGCACAGGAGTCTATGATTCATCAGTCAGTGAGGTCCCAAAGTCTCCAAAGAAGAAGTACACTGCTGCCACTGATGTCTTTGTGGGACGACAGACTGATGGGGATGTGATAggaaatgatgatgactttGGGAAGAAGAATAGATGGAGATctaggaggaggagaaaacatcATGATGAGGAGGATGCTCTTCCAAGCACTGTCTGGTATGATGTTACATTGGCTCCTCCCAGGCAAACCCTCCAGACGTACTGCAATTCTGCAG ATAGTGGAAAACCAAAGAGAAACAGCAGAAATAGGACATGCAAGTTACATCAGTGCAGTATGCAAGAGTTCTACTCATACAGTCAGTGGGAGTTTGATGAGGACTTCACCCTGGACTGGGAGGAAAAAGAGGAGCAGTATTGGCACGAAGATACCAAAGATGCAGAACCCTACCAGGTGTGTACGGATGCCCTGGAGGTTCTTGTTACCAAGGCTATGATGGAACCTCATCGCCATGGAGAGCTCAGGAGGACTTCATGGAGACATCAGGAGGAAAGCCAGCAGACCATGGGTACCAAGGATCAAGTTTTTCTTGTTGACAAGGAAGATGTCATGGTGATTGTCGAACCCCAGCTCACTGATGACGTGCCGGAGTCATCGAGGAAGAAAACCAGGAATGAGAGGAGGCAAGAGAGACTGGAGGCTGAAGAGAAGGAGGCAGTAAGGCAACTGAATgagataaaagagaaaaagaaaagggaggAACTTGCTGCCCTTCGCATTAAAGCAAGTGTTGATGTGTCAGTGGAAACCACCAGCATTTCCTTGGATGCACTGTGTGTGAAATTTGGCGAGAACTACACTGAGGGTCTGTGCACTCCTCGCCGATTTGCCATCAACATCACCAACTCAATCATTGACCATCTTCAGACCAGTGCCAAAGGGGACGCCTTGGCCAGTAGCCTCCTGCAGAGTGGTCATCATGTCTCTCTGATAGTGGACTGTATGCTTGATCCGTGGCTGAGTGTAAAAGAGGATGACAGTCTGGTAGAGGACATCAGAGTAAAGCTGTGTGGGGTGACTGAAGACCGAGAGATGCTGTCAGAGTGCCTGACTGGTCTTGATGTCTGCAACATCGCAGATGTGGTCCATGCTGTGAGCTCAGGAGTAGCGACATTGTCTTCAGAGAG ATATTTGTTTGAAAAGTCAAACCACTCTTTGCCTTGTAAGCCAGCTTTCGCCATGGAAATCACCCAGTCAACGCTAGGCTGGAGATATTATGTCACTAACCCAAACAAGGCAGTCCAGAAG GCTCTACAGCATAAAGATGCAGAAGACTGTGAGACTGGTGACCATACCCCATCTGGATCATCCAGTGAGTGTGGATATTGTAACATCTGTTATGAGGAGCTGAGTGAGAATTGTCCTGGCACTGCTCTCCTTGCCTGTAGCCACTGGTTTTGTGACCAGTGCTGGAGCAGTCACATGATGTCAAGGGTGGAGCAGGGAGACCTCAGAATTGCCTGTCCA GGTTACCAGTGCACCAGTCTTGTGGATGAGGTTACCATGATGTCATTCCTCCCAGCCACATTCTTTGCTCGTCACCTAGCAAACAAAGTGAATACTGCCCTCATGCTGCAGCCAGAGCTGCATTGGTGCCCCAGTCCATCGTGTGGTCGTCTGCTCAAAGTGGCCAGTCAGAAAACAGATGTTGGCAAAGGGGGTGTGGTTCCAATCAGCTGCGAGTGTGGTTCATTCTGGTGCTCTGAGTGCAAGAAGGAAGCTCATTGGCCAGCCTCTTGCGAGCAGGCAGAGGCATACCGCAAGAAGGCCGCCAAACTTCTGC GATCGAGGCAACTCAGTGGTGACCTCTCTGTGCGTGTACCAACCAAGAGATGCCCCAACTGTTTTTATCCCATTGAGAAGGAATATGGCTGTTACtatatgcaatgcaaatgtGGATATGAGTTCTGTTGGGACTGTGGAGCAAAAGCAGATCACTACGGTCACCGCTGTGTGAGGAAGATTTGGAGCACTCAG GTATACACGATCAGACCGGTTGACTTGGTGGTCAAGAGCACAGTGGAACTGGCTGCTGGACATTACAGGCAGAGAACACACTTTGCCTGTCATCGCAGAATCAGGAAAGCAAGGAAGCTTGCATCCAGAGTG AATTGCGAGACCAAGGAGGAGTCAGATTCTGATGACACAGTCAGTCTCTCAtcttcatcctcatcctcatcctcatctgTTTCCACAGCAACCAGAGATAGACAACCCTCGCCTTTCCTCCAGAAAATCAGGGGGATAATGAAAGAAAGTGCGGACTTTCTGTCAGAG GCTGAGTTTGTACTCGAAAACCTGGAGATCTTCCTGGCTAATGCCCCACCCAGCAGCAGGAAGACAAACCTGTCAGAGCACAGGACCAGACTCATCTATATCACAGATATCTTACACAGG ATTTTCAATGAAGAAGACAAACTTGACATCAACAAGGTCCAGCATCTGTTGCATTGTGGGAAGAGCTGTCTGAGCTGGGTGGCTCTGAGTGCAGTGCACCTCACCAATGCAATGGCATCCAATGCTTGTGAAGAGTAG